A genomic window from Parasteatoda tepidariorum isolate YZ-2023 chromosome 10, CAS_Ptep_4.0, whole genome shotgun sequence includes:
- the LOC107446902 gene encoding uncharacterized protein: MCSLFLLLTFLFSIFYLTEGRMISCACTTRQCLEEGTKTCNTTSLCFSQFLDRKDGSDPLVRGCVAGSTPLLCENRRPAIGLHRQWPVLMCCNKHMCNAKVYPTMPTTTTPFILPVTSHKPILFEPPSSAETGVLESNAWYVVMLVAAVLLFGALVAIGIFFITRQSTFFDPEFGVVGPNGYVKGCNGQRPIPSKGLENKLVSDT, translated from the exons GTCGTATGATTTCGTGCGCTTGCACGACCAGACAATGTTTAGAAGAAGGAACGAAAACATGCAATACAACAAGTCTCTGTTTCAGTCAATTCTTGGATCGGAAAGATGGATCTGACCCATTGGTCAGGGGCTGCGTTGCTGGCAGCACACCCCTTCTATGCGAAAACAGGCGGCCCGCTATTGGTTTGCATCGACAATGGCCGGTACTCATGTGCTGCAATAAACACATGTGCAATGCCAAAGTTTACCCAACGATGCCAACAACAACAACTCCTTTTATTCTTCCAG tgaCCAGTCATAAGCCAATTCTATTTGAGCCACCATCTTCAGCAGAAACTGGTGTCTTGGAATCCAATGCTTGGTATGTGGTGATGTTGGTAGCCGCTGTCCTTCTATTTGGTGCCCTGGTAgccattggaatttttttcatcacaaGACAATCCACTTTCTTTGATCCGGAATTCGGTGTTGTTGGACCCAACGGTTATGTAAAAGGATGCAATGGACAACGTCCCATACCTTCCAAAGGACTAGAAAACAAACTGGTTTCTGATACGTGA